GCTGGCGCTGGGCACCTGGCAGTCGGTCTGCCTGGTCGACCCCAACGGCGACAACCCCACCCGGACCGTCCGCTTCTCGTTCCTCCCCGGCTGACCGCCCGTTCCCGGCCACCCGGTCAGACCGCGACGTCGCGCCGGGCGAAGGTGACCGCGCCGACGGCGCCCAGCGCCACGGTGGCACCGGCGAGCAGCAGCGCCCCGACCGGCTGCACGCCGTCGACCAGCGGCGAGCCGCCCAGGTACCAGTGGAACGGGGACAGCTCCCGCGCCCAGGTCAGCCCCTCCACCCGGGGCAGGACCGAGTTCGCCAGGTAGGCGAGCACGGCGACCGCGGCGCCGGTGCCGAGGGCCGCGGCCCGCCGCCCGGTCGCCGCGCCGACGGCGAAGGCGAGCGCGGCGAAGGCCAGCCCGAACAGGGCCAGGTGCAGGGTCATCGCCGCGAAGCCGCCGACGGTGATGCCGTCGAACCGCGCCGGGCCGCTCAGCGCGACCATCGCCAGGCCGAGCAGGACGGTCACCACCACGATGCCGACCGCCACCGCCGCGAAGCGGAGCAGGACGAGCCGGGTCCGGCCGACCGGATGGGCGAGCACCAGGTCGAGCGTGCCGGCCTCCTCGTCGCCGGCCACCGCGCGGGCGCCCGCGGCGATGGCGAACACGGCGACCAGCAGCGGGACCAGCAGGCCGTACACGGCGCTGCCGAGGTAGCCGGCGGCGCTGGTGAGGTCGCTGTAGTTGAACGCCTCCAGCAGCCCCTCCGGGTACGCCTCCAACGCCTTCGTCATCTCCGGCGTCTGCATCGTCGGCCAGAACGAGGCGTACATCGCCCCGACGGCGACGATCGCCACGGTCCAGCCGAGCAGTGAGCGGCGCGCGTCGTGCAGGGCCTTGGTGAACGGGTCACGCAGCAGCACGGGCGGACTCCTCCCGGGAGTAGTAACCGAAGAACAGCTCCTCCAGGTCGGGCTCCTCGGAGAGCAGCCCGACCACGGTGTGCCCGGCGACCGCCTTGACCAGCGCGTCGGCCCGCCCGTCGAGGCGGCAGCGCAGGGTCGTTCCCGTGACCGTCACCTCGCTCACGCCGGGCAGCGCGGCGAACTGCGCCGCGACGACCGGCTCGGCGAAGGTGACCTCCACCCGGCGTACGGCCCGCTCGCGCAGCTCCTCGACCCGCGCCACGGTGACCAGCCGGCCCTCGCGGATGATGCCCACCCGGTCGGCGGTCTGCTGCACCTCGCTCATGACGTGCGAGGACATGAACACCGTCCGGCCGTCGGCACGTGCCTCCCGCACCATCGACAGGAACTCCTGCTGGAGGAACGGGTCCAGCCCGCTGGTCGGCTCGTCGAGGATCAGCAGCTCCGGTTCGTGCATGAACGCCTGCACCACGCCGACCTTCTGCCGGTTGCCCTTGCTGAGCCCCCTGATCCGCCGGCCGAGGTCCAGGTCGAGCCGGGCGGCCAGCTCGTCGATCCGGGCCCCGGGCACCCCGCCGCGCAGGTTGCCCAGGTAGGTGAGCAGCTCCCGGGCGCTCTGCCGGCCGTCCACGACGAAGTCGCCGGCCAGGTAGCCGATGCGGCGGCGCAGGGCGACCCCGTCGCGGCGGGGGTCCGCGCCGAGGACGCTGACCCGGCCGCTGGTCGGGCGGATCAGGTCGAGCAGCAGCCGGATCGTGGTGGACTTGCCGGCTCCGTTGGGGCCGAGGAACCCGTACACCTCGCCGCGCTCGACCCGCAGGTCCAGCCCGGTCAGGCCACGGTTGCGCCCGTAGGTCTTGACCAGCTTCCCGGTCTCGATGGCGGGGTCAGCCATCCCTGCCTCCCCTCTTCGCGTACTCGGACTCGAAGCGTTCGACGAGCTTCGGCACCTCGCGTTCGACGAACGCGTAGAAGTCGCGCATCACCCGCAGCCGTTCGCTGCCGGGCGCGTCCTCCCCGCCGACGACGGTCAGACCCTGCTCCATCA
Above is a genomic segment from Micromonospora sp. M71_S20 containing:
- a CDS encoding ABC transporter permease subunit; amino-acid sequence: MLLRDPFTKALHDARRSLLGWTVAIVAVGAMYASFWPTMQTPEMTKALEAYPEGLLEAFNYSDLTSAAGYLGSAVYGLLVPLLVAVFAIAAGARAVAGDEEAGTLDLVLAHPVGRTRLVLLRFAAVAVGIVVVTVLLGLAMVALSGPARFDGITVGGFAAMTLHLALFGLAFAALAFAVGAATGRRAAALGTGAAVAVLAYLANSVLPRVEGLTWARELSPFHWYLGGSPLVDGVQPVGALLLAGATVALGAVGAVTFARRDVAV
- a CDS encoding ABC transporter ATP-binding protein; protein product: MADPAIETGKLVKTYGRNRGLTGLDLRVERGEVYGFLGPNGAGKSTTIRLLLDLIRPTSGRVSVLGADPRRDGVALRRRIGYLAGDFVVDGRQSARELLTYLGNLRGGVPGARIDELAARLDLDLGRRIRGLSKGNRQKVGVVQAFMHEPELLILDEPTSGLDPFLQQEFLSMVREARADGRTVFMSSHVMSEVQQTADRVGIIREGRLVTVARVEELRERAVRRVEVTFAEPVVAAQFAALPGVSEVTVTGTTLRCRLDGRADALVKAVAGHTVVGLLSEEPDLEELFFGYYSREESARAAA